Within Corvus cornix cornix isolate S_Up_H32 chromosome Z, ASM73873v5, whole genome shotgun sequence, the genomic segment GCCACGGGATTGGCCCGCGCAGCCCGCCCACAGCCACAGCGCGCCAAACCTGCCCGGGCGCGCCACCCTGCCTCCTCCCGCCCCCGCTGCGGCGGCCCAATCAGCGCCTCTCCCGGCGCCGTGCGCCCGACGGCTGCCCAATAGGATGGCAGCAGCCGCACGGCCTCGCCCTCGGGCCCCGCCCCTAGAGGCGCGGCCGCCGACTTTCCCGCCCAGCGGTTGGCCGGCGGGAACAGACTCCCCGTGACACTCGCGCCGGGCCGGATGATTGGCTGCGCTCGGGCGCGAAACGTAACGCGGGAAAACCTGGGGCTCGGCCCGGGCGGCGAGCGCGGAGGTaccgcggcggcggcggcggctcctgCTCGGGTATCGCCGGGACCGGGGCTACTAGCGGGGCCGGCTTCGCTTCGGAGAGGTGCGGGGACTCTGTGACTGCTTCGCTCCAACTGCTGCCATGGCGGGGGGCCGCCGCTGACTTGGCGGATCGGCTCGGGGTGGCCGCGGAGGCGGAGGGCAAGGCACCGAGACCACAGGGAGCCGCCGTCCTCAGTGATGAGCGGCTGAGGCGGGCCCGGACGGCGACAGGTGGCGACGGCCGCGGGACATCCGTGCAGCTGCACGGTCCATCCCGGGACACGGGCGCGGACACCGGGGCCGTGCCGCCGCGGAGCgccctcctttttctctctctctccgcACTCCCTTCGCCGCTCTCCGCGAGGGGTCGGCGATGGCGGAGCGGCTCCAGCCGGGCCCCCCCCCGGTGATTTTTTGCCAGGACTCCCCGAAGCGCGTCCTGGTCTCCGTTATCAAAATCACCCCGATCAAACCCTCCTcgggggggggcgggggcgAGGAGCCGATGCCCGTCCCGCCCGTCCCCACCAGCCCCGGCTTCAGCGACTTCATGGTCTACCCGTGGCGCTGGGGCGAGAACGCGCACAACGTGACCCTCAGCCCCGGCGGCGGCGACAGCACCGCCGGCCCCTCAGccctcccgccgccccgcgGGGGAGCGGGTAGAGTCCCCGCCGGGGACGAGGAGCAGGCGGGGAGCCCGGGGAGCGGCGGCCGGCACCGGCACCTGAAGGTGAGtgcgcggcgggcgggggcgggcggccgCGCGCTTCCAGGGTGACTCCGCGGCGCGCGCCCCTCCCGCGCTTCCGCCCGGGCATTTAAAGTGAAGTCATTTCCGGCAGCGGCGCGCGCGCCCCGGGGAAAGGCAGGGGACGGAGTAGCTGCCCGTCCTCCCCcccttttaaaagtaaaaaaaaaaacccttaaaaaagCACCCTCGCCATCAGAAAAGCCCCCTTGTTATCTCTCTCCTCGCATCTGGAGTGCTTTGTCCCATTGCGGGCTCCTCGGTACAagggacatggagctcctggagtgggtccagtgTAGGACAACAAAGATGgttaagggactggagcatttCTCTtatgaggaagggctgagggagctggaccTGTTCAGCCTCGAGAAAAGACGACGGAGAGGGGACCTTattaatgtatataaatacCTAACAAGGctgccaagaggatggagccaggctctggtTGGTTGtgaaaagctacagaaaaaaaggcgGCAGTCAGAAACTGATGCACGGGAAGTTCCACCTCAATATGAGGAGGAATTTCTTTACCTCGTtggtgactgagcactggcacaggttgcccagaaaggtTTTGGAGTcttccctcactggagatactcgAGAACTgcctggacacaatcctgtgccatgtgctctagaATGACTCTGCTTAAGCAGGGAGTTTGGAGCAGATGACcctctgtggtcccttccaacctgacccattctgtgatcctgttgTCAGTTTTCCCGTGTTCCTGAGCACATGGTGGTGCCTGTCGTCTCCCCTCCTGCACCGGCCACAGCACAGCCTTTAGGAGTGAGTTAGAAATGGGCTGGGCACAGTCTGGTGTGGCTCTGTGCTGTTACAACACCATCCTTGGTCGTGCTGTCGCTCTAGGGGATGCTGTGCCCATTGGCCAAACTGCAGGGGGGAGGAAGTGCCTGAGTTTAGTTCCCTCGTTATTTACACCCAGGATGGAATAAGACGTGGCCGTCCAAGAGCAGACACCGTCCGAGACCTGATCAGTGAAGGAGAGCACTCTTCCAGCAGGATACGCTGCAATATTTGCAACAGGGTTTTTCCACGAGAGAAGTCACTGCAAGCCCATAAACGAACTCACACCGGTAAGTAAAAGGAAGGTGTGAATAGCGGGGGTGAGCCACTTAGGAAGCACCTGGGAAGGAATtaacctcccccccccccccccaagcaAGCATAAAGGAACCCCAAAGAACTTGACCTGTTATGATTTTATTGTAACTGCTAAATTAATCATACTTTGCTCCCAGTGCTTGTTAGTCAATCAAAGTCTTTGTAACCATGTTTGTCGTGGGGAAGTGTAGCAGCGATTTGGGCTATAATAGTGTAGGCAAATTGTGTAAACATTTTATCTATTGATGTCACGGGCTTACTTCATAAGAGAGAGAACTAGTCTTGAGCTTGGTGCTTTGTACTTGAGCTTGGAAGCACATTTTATCCTGATTGCCTCTTTTTTGTGATTTGTTTCCTCATTGCTGATGTATTTTTCACATTACAATTGAAGTTTTGCTGTAAGAGGTTACAGTAACTTAAGAAGTGGCTGGCAACTTCAGAACTGTAACATCCTAAGAAGTGTGCTTAAATATTGAGAGAAGAGTTCACATGCTTAAAATCACCACCCAGTTGTTTCTTCCCCATCACCTACAATTCATTTTCTAGGGTGGAGGTGGTCATCCTAATTTACTGAACTGTATTGAGAAAGAAAGTTGCAGTTAAGTTAAAATATATGATGAACTCACTCAATACTCAGCTGAGCTTGAACTGAAGatgttgtttggggtttctttaaACCAagcaaatccatttttttcttcaacagcTCTCCATATTTGCAGTAAAATATGAACAAATGTAGCTCACAATACAGACACAaccaccagcactgccccaaaaccagccaaacaaaATCCCACAAAAGCCTTGGCTCTCACCATCTCCTTCTGACTCAAGTCACTATGACTAATCTAGATAATGATATTAAACAGCAGTTTCCTCATGTTTTTTGGTCAAAAGATGTTACTTCACTTGGTCGTACAGTGTGTTGAACTTGTAAGAGCTACTTAACTGAGTAGAGCTTACCCTGGTGTCATTCCTCTGAATTAGTGACCAGACTCACCCTCATTTTGTTGCCTTCCTGAGGCTGGTGGCATGGCATGCCTTTGTGTAGCGTGTTCAGTCAGATCTGCATGAGGAAGGAGACACCTGCTCTCTTTGTTCTTCTGGTTGCATTTTGCATGGAGAAATCTTCCTTGATGACTGTCCTAAGAAAAGTTAAACCTGGTATAAGTTTTCTTGTGCAGCCTCCATCATTGTAACTTTTCTCAAATGTGAGATATTTCTCCTAATGAGATATTTCTACAGCCTCATAGAAATGTTGACCTCAGATATTTTACGCTAATTCAGGCTATGGTAAGCATAAAATTTATTGCAACTTGATATTACAAGTTGTGGTTACAACTTGAATTACATTACTTGTCCATTTACTTCATATATTTCTTGCTCTACAGGTGCACAGTTTCACAAGACAAAGCTTATGTAGTGCTATCTAAGAGTCTTAAATCAGAAAATATGAcaaggaaaaatacagtttctttttctcctctttggagATAAGTATATTGTCCAGTGGCATAGAGCATGCATTTCAAGGTACACCAGGACTTTTTAAGTAGGTATAAGTTTCCGAGTGGGTAAAATGAGAGCTTGCTTATGCAAGTTTCAAGCCAGGGACCACCACTGGATCCTATGGCACTTCTGATTATCTTTCACAAATCTCTTCTGTTACTATTTTTAAGGTGAAAGGCCTTATTTATGTGACTACCCAGATTGTGGGAAAGCCTTTGTACAGAGTGGGCAGCTCAAAACTCACCAGCGACTCCACACAGGAGAGAAACCTTTTGTCTGCTCAGAGAATGGTGAGTTATCAGAGAACAATTTGCTGCTTTCTGGAGTCAGACTAATATTGGAAATGTATGTCCTTAACCAAAGCTTCGGAGTCTAATTTTGGTGGAACTTTTAGGGCAGGGAAGAGCCATGCAGAATCTGCCTAATTCTTCTGCAAGTATGTATCTAAGTATTGCATACATTCTCTGTCAGTGGACACTAATGCATAAAATGATGGGGCATGTTATGAACTGCAACTAGATCACTCAGTTTTCAATGAAACTTAGGGGTTTTGTGAATAGGAAGGTTGGATTTCGTCCCACAGATGTTACACTTTCTTTGGTTGCCTGCTTTCTGtaacacatttttcattgtcACTTCGTGTTTTTTTAAGGCTGTTTAAGCAGGTTCACACATGCAAACCGTCATTGTCCCAAACATCCATACGCCCGACTGAAGAGGGAGGAGCTCACGGACAGGCTGAGTAAGAAGCAGACGGCTGACAATAAAGCTGTGGCTGAGTGGCTAGCAAAGTAAGTTCCCTCTTGGTGTCACTTCTCTCAAAATACTTAAAAGGGTGGTCTGACACAGCATTTATTCTTCAGGATAGTAAAACCCCAAGAAACCAAAACTAGATGTTCTTCCAGTACACATCAGCACAGCTTTGCATATCCTTGAAGAATTATGAACTCCTCGTCAAGACACAGTTCCTCATGAAatctttttcttactgttttgctttgttttgttttgtgtttgctctCTGCTTAAATACTTCTCTTTGCTTGATCAACACCTGCTAATACTTTATTAGCTAGTGCTACAGTTTtgctgaatttgcatttttatgagGGGCTGTGTATGCCATGGGAGAAATGCCTGCTGAGAACACCATGGAGACACAAAATCTGTCACAGATGTTCACTTGGGCACTTTACacttaaaatactgaataaagGAGGTTTCTGACAGCTTAAATACTACTATATCAGGGCTGAAAGATAAAGCCAAATGCAGTGCCCAGCTGGATGCAAGCTAGTGCTAGGGAGGTTTTTGCGCATTTTTGAATTGTTGGTGTGCGAGTCAGTATTTTACAAGTATTCCCCACATTTGATGTTATAGATACTGGGAGACTAGAGAGCAGCGTGCCCCTGCTTTGAAGACCAAAGCAATCCAGAAAACGGATCAGGAACAGCAGGACCCAATGGAGTATCTTCAGTCTGACGAGGAGGatgatgaagagaaaaacagcGCTCATTCAGCTGCCCGCCACCGCCGCCTCCAGGAGCAGCGTGAACGCATGCATGGTGCACTGGCACTCATTGAGCTGGCAAACTTAGCTGTGGCACCCCTGCGACAGTAGATAGGAGGAGCAGTCTCTGCCcataaaaaaatgtactttctgGTATTACTTAACCAGTTAGATCCCAAGCATAAGCTAAGCACCTTATTTGCTTATAATAGGCTGCTATTCTGTAGAATTTATGAAGAATGTTGTTGCCCCATAACATGGGGTGAGAGAATTGCACTTTTGATAAGGTAGAAGACAGATGTAAAATTTCtaagtattttgtaaatatgGGACTGCGTAAGGCAGGGTTGACAAATTTATGTGTCGTGGGAAGCTAGATTTTGCAAGGTTAACTCATTTATTTGAAGCAGATTTCACAGGAAACACTTTCTGAGCAAAGTGTTCACGATTAGCAGGATGGTACATGTGGCCAAAGAAGGCTGACAAAAAAGTATTTATCTGACTATTTAAGCAAAGTGATGGGTCTGGGGATATTGTTAAACAGCAATGAAACCATGTTTTTCTAATGTCAGTATATCTTTACCTAGCATCTCCAAGGCGAAGGGCAAAGGTTAGTTATCTCAACTTgtacagggaaagaaaatgcttcatgCAGGGAATATCTTCACTGTGACTGCTCAAGGTATGAGGCTTGACTTTGCTGCTTCATGTTTTTTTGATTTGATTTCAGCAGAATCTCTTGGTAGCACTTGTTATTCCTAACATGTGTAGTTGGGAAGTTTTGCACATTGTTTTATCTGAAAATGATTAGTCTTGCAAAGTCTAGAAAAAGGTAAACAATTGGTAAtattttttcaggtgtttttgGACCCTGTAGTGATTTGGCACTTGATTTTGTTAACAAAGGGGTTATTTACAGGGTGGTATGAATTTGTAGTAAACTATGCTAGGTCTTCTATTAGCAAACACTAAGTTTTAAAGTATTGCTTTTATATAATGATTAGCAAATAGAAGCCTCCATACTTACCGTGCATAAAGCCACCTTACTGCTTTACTCCAGGATAACATGCCGATTTTTTGTTCACTAACCATAGCACAGCTATAAattaaacactgcagaaaagtATTCACTATACAATTAGAAAATAGGCTTCCAAAGGTAGTTACAAGTGTGTTAACAGTGTGATTTCATATATTTCCCAAATAAATGAAGTTACAGAACGCTGCCTAGTACTCAGATGCTGATATAAAATGTTTAACAGGGTATCTTGTCACTTTGTGAATGTTGTATACTTTCAGTAGCATTGCCTCATGGTGATCTTTTTCCATATTTTGCTTTGAAGGCAGCCAGAGATTCCTAATATGCTaacaaaactttgttttcagattggactttttgtgtgtggttttgttgttggttttgttgttggtggttgttgttgttaagCTACTGCTTAAGGGGATATTAATAATGTGTATTTACTGACCTGCTTGCTTTAACTTCTTCCTCTCATTGGAAGTCAGGAAATTCAGATGAGAAGGGAAGCCTCTTTCCCTCTCACTTAAactgaaaaggaggaaaatgttttatcGATCAGTTGATATAGGCTGACCAGATGCATACAGCTGTTCCAGAAAAGTAGCATGGTTTTACATCAGAAACTGCAGCTGTTGAAGTATGTTCTCTGATAACCTGTTGTGGTTGAAAATCTCATTAACCCAGTTTGTTTAAATCTTGTGTTCATGCACTTAACTAAAAAGTAattgaataattaaaaaaaaaagtctctttcattgaatgtaaataattttgcaCCAGTGATACGGTTTAACTTCTGCttcagcttctgaaaaaaacaggaaacacTAGTCATACTAGGCTTCTTAGCCTATGTAAAACTGGTAATTCATTCAGGTATGTAGGTATTGggtttctaaaaaaaattacatggttTTGACTGTTCATCTGGTTTCATGTGAATAGTCTGATCCCAAAATGAGCCCTGAACATAACATCTGTTGTAATTCTCAATCATAACTCAGAATTGCTCCTGAGTAGTATTTCACAGGGCAGGAGACTCTGTAATTACCAACCTCTTGCAGACTGGAATCTTACTTCGTTAGGATTGGTTGTGAGTTTTTTGGCAGGTTtctttgttgtttggtttgagtttttttaaattttttttcagtcagccAGAATATTTCCTCAGGTCTTTTAAGTATGACAAGTACACTGGATTGTACTTTGCCATAGACAAAATTCAGACAGCTGAAGCAGTTTTGGATCATGACAAGTTTTGGGTAAAATACCaagtgaaaaaagcaaagacGGGATGTGGAagactgctttttgttttattaagtGATTACATACAAGAAATTGTTCAGTGCTTTGAAAGATTTAAGTTGTAGTTTGGCATGagttaaaagcagaagagttgATGTGCTGTCATTCTAATAGATGCTTTGAATAAAacttgatttaattttcaggtttAATGTGTGCCGTTTGGTGATTATTAAATACTCAGCCTCTTCCTTGTTTCTGACAACCCGACTTGTTGAAGAGAAGGTTGAAGgtgtttattttccctgtcCCTTGAAATCTGACACAAGTTAAACCACCCGAGGCAAATTCCATAGAGAGTTTTTTACAGTTTGAGGAACTTGCAGACGTCTCCCTTCCGCGGGCGAGCCCCAGAGGCCTTGCTTTGCCACCGGACTGGTTTAACACCACGGCAGGGTGGTGCCGGGTGCTGGCGGGGACCGGGCAGGAGCTCGGGAGCTGCTGCCGCGGCGGCCCGGCGCGCTGGGCTCTCCGCGCGGTgccccccccgccgccgggcCGCGCAGGCCGCGCTCACAGGGCGCCCCGGCCctggcggcggcagcgcccccGCAGGCGAGGCGAGGCGCCGCTCCAGACccgcccgcggggccgccgcgcccGGGATCTGGTGCCGCCGCGCTCGGGGACGGGCcggcgaggaggaggagcggCGGCCCCACGGCCGTCCTGGTGCCGCCCGCGGTACGGCCCTGCTCACCGCTGCTCTTCGCCGCCATGAGCGCCGGGCAGGCCGCGGGGGAGGAGGCGGACGCTGCCGCCGCGTCCCCGGCACTGCCCAGGGTACTCTCGGCGCTCTTCTACGGGACGTGCTCCTTCCTCATCGTGCTGGTCAACAAGGCGCTCCTCAGCGCCTACAGGTGAGCGCCGGCGCAGAGCGGGCGGCGGGGCAGGCCCGGTCCCCCCGCCCGCGGGTGGTGGGACAGCGGTGCCAGGCGGTGCCAGGCTGCCCCCTGCCCGGCGGGGAAGCGTTCCCgctcctgctccccttcccGCTGGCGTCACCCACGGCACCCGTGCAGCTCAAATCCCGGGCAGCCCGCTGGTGGGTAATGTGCTGGAAGCCGGGCCGGTGTCTCCAGTATGTACACAGTATGTGCCCAGTGTGTACCAATTCTCCAGCACCACCCGACGGCAGGCAGAGTTCCGACAACGCCGGTCTTTTCTCGGGGGCTTTTCGCTATTCCCAGGGGATCACACTACCTCAGGCACCCGTGAGAGAAACAGCGTATTCCCTAACTGTTCCTGCCGAACAGTGTCTTCCTTCCAGcacctttcttttctgaggtAGCCAGAAATGAAAAGTGAACCTCGTAAGATGGCTTAAtcataaaaacactgaaagagtCCATCTCTGACTTGATGGTGCCAGTACCCATATGGAATCATTAGCATCCTCTTACCATTGTGTAAAGCAACTGCATTAACTGCAGACCTCTTACGCTTTGCATTTTACTCTTAGTCTTGCAGCTGTGGGAATTAGAGGAACTTGAGCATTCATCTCCAGTTCATACTCTTCCAGTCTAGATTTGTACTTGTTGGActtcgatgatccttgtgggtggGTCCCTTCtgactcaggatattctgtgattctgtgattgtccTGTGACTGCCGTTTTTCTCACCATTGATATGTTTTACTTAAAATCTTTGCTCTGTTTTTGCTGTGGTTTAGCTCATCTTGaatcaaaataagaaaaagaaaaaacaaaatgaaaaagtttaaaagccAAACTTGCTGTCATTTTCTAACATTCAGTGCTATTTGAATGTGTAGAAGCTGTATTTAATATGTCTCATAAATTATACATGGTGCAAGTCGAGATTTTGGTTTATAGTAGGTTTTATCCTACAAACTGCAGCTCCCTGGAAGTCCCTGGCATACATCTAGCACATCTGTGTGAGATAATCAAGGACAGTATGTCCATCGATAAGCCTAAGTTTTGTATGAAGACCTTACAGCATTGCTGGAAATATTTAGGCCTCTACAAATCACAAACGTCTGGAGAAACCTGTGTAATACAGGTGGGTGAAATCTCCATCTTTATATGGAGTAGCTGTAAGTACTAAACAAGACAGTTTAGGTGTCACATGATTATAAATGGAAGTCCTGTTATTTCTTATGCCTCTCCTGCCCCTGGTACCTCTGTTTCCCTGAATCTCTTTTGCTATGGGTTGCTCCTAACTCTGTGTTAGGACTGTAATGCTGTTATGGCCTTCCTGCTGTGATTCAGTGAGTTTGTTTCTTTCGCCAATGCTTTGTTCCCATCCCAGCTGTGTTCATTTGAGATGTACGTTTCTCACCACACCAAGTAGGAGTACAGCAGTTTCTGCAAATGTCATGAActtcaacaaggccaagtatGAGGTCCTGCACCTGGATTGAGCCAATCCCAGGCACAAATATAGTCTGAAGGGAGAATGGGGAGAAAGACCTGGGGGTGTTTGTGGACAAAAAGCTGAATATGAACCAGCACTGTGTGCTTGCAGATCAGAAAGCCAACCACCCAGGTTGCATTAGAAGAAATGTGGCCAGCtggtcaagggaggggattctgcccctctgctctggtgagatcccacctggaaaACTGCATCCAGGCCTTGGGCCCTCCAAAACAAAGAAGACATGGACCTATTGGAACtagtccagaggaggccactaAGCTGATCACAGGActgcagcacctctcctgtgaagacaggctgagagagacaaggttgttcagcctggagaataTTACAGGAAGACCTttttgtggccttccagtacctaaagtGAAGAGCCTGAGGAGGACTTTTCACAAGGCCATGTAGTGATGGGACAAAgggaaatggccttaagctgagaGAGGACAGGTCTAGAttgatattaggaagaaattctttactgtgggaGTGGTAAGGCACCAGAGTAAGTTGTCCAGACAGACTGTGGactccctgtccctggagatGCTCAAAACCAGTCTGGatagggctttgagcaacctggagtagtggaaggtgttcctgcacATGGtagggggtttggaactagatgatctttaaaggtcccttccaacctaaactattctatgattctatctACGCTTTCACCTAAAGCTAACTGAAGGGTTATGGTAGGAATGTAGCTGGTTTAGTAGACAATAGACATTTCTACAAAATTTACCTAAGAATtggattttcagaaaaacatattGCTAGTATGTTTGGACTACAGAGGTAAGCTTCCAAGTTAGAGCAAGTTGCAAGAGGTTTAAGTTACTATCCCATCTCAGGATGCATGAAGTATATGTGAGGCTACTTAAGAAATGATGCATTAAGAGTTCTCTAAGTGTGTTACCTTCACTTACAAACAACTAGCAGTTCAGAACTGATCAACTGTGCATGGGCTGTATTATTTgggctgcagaaataaaatactactACTACAATTGGTGTAGTCCTGAGCTCTTCCAAAGCACAGGCCAGTCATCCTCGTGTTTAATTGTTGACTTTGGTATTAAactttaacttttttatttttcctaatttttttttcccattcctcaGTACTAAATATTTGTTCATGCTTTTCAGCTTCCCATCACCAATGTTTCTTGGA encodes:
- the ZNF367 gene encoding zinc finger protein 367; translated protein: MAERLQPGPPPVIFCQDSPKRVLVSVIKITPIKPSSGGGGGEEPMPVPPVPTSPGFSDFMVYPWRWGENAHNVTLSPGGGDSTAGPSALPPPRGGAGRVPAGDEEQAGSPGSGGRHRHLKDGIRRGRPRADTVRDLISEGEHSSSRIRCNICNRVFPREKSLQAHKRTHTGERPYLCDYPDCGKAFVQSGQLKTHQRLHTGEKPFVCSENGCLSRFTHANRHCPKHPYARLKREELTDRLSKKQTADNKAVAEWLAKYWETREQRAPALKTKAIQKTDQEQQDPMEYLQSDEEDDEEKNSAHSAARHRRLQEQRERMHGALALIELANLAVAPLRQ